From a single Ensifer adhaerens genomic region:
- a CDS encoding 2-keto-4-pentenoate hydratase/2-oxohepta-3-ene-1,7-dioic acid hydratase (catechol pathway) has protein sequence MKLLRHGPAGAEKPALLDSDGKIRDLSGLVADIGGDVLSDSGLARIAAADPKTLPEVSPGRIGPCVAGTRKFICVGLNYSDHAKETGKAPPEEPILFMKATSAIIGPNDDVEIPRGSVKADWEVELGIVIGTRAKYVSEDKALDHVAGYCVVNDVSERAFQSERGGQWTKGKSHDTFGPIGPYLVTRDEVPDPQNLKLWLDVDGVRRQTGTTANMIFGVRHVVSYISQFMTLEPGDIIATGTPPGVGLGIKPEPVFLKVGQVMTLGIEGLGDQTQHTIEARD, from the coding sequence ATGAAACTCCTGCGCCATGGCCCGGCGGGTGCCGAGAAGCCCGCCCTTCTGGATAGCGACGGCAAGATCCGCGACCTGTCGGGCCTTGTCGCCGATATCGGCGGCGATGTGCTTTCAGATAGCGGCCTTGCACGCATCGCAGCCGCCGACCCGAAGACCCTGCCGGAGGTTTCCCCCGGCAGAATCGGTCCCTGTGTCGCCGGCACGCGCAAGTTCATCTGTGTCGGCCTCAACTACAGCGACCACGCGAAGGAAACCGGAAAGGCCCCGCCGGAAGAGCCGATCCTGTTCATGAAGGCGACGAGCGCCATCATCGGCCCGAATGACGACGTGGAAATTCCGCGTGGCTCCGTCAAGGCCGACTGGGAAGTCGAACTCGGCATCGTCATCGGGACGCGGGCCAAGTATGTCAGCGAGGACAAGGCACTCGACCATGTAGCGGGCTATTGCGTCGTCAACGATGTGTCCGAACGCGCCTTCCAGTCGGAGCGCGGCGGCCAGTGGACGAAGGGCAAGAGCCACGACACGTTCGGCCCCATCGGCCCTTATCTGGTGACGCGCGACGAGGTGCCGGACCCGCAGAATCTCAAGCTCTGGCTCGATGTCGACGGCGTCCGCCGCCAGACCGGCACGACCGCCAACATGATCTTCGGCGTTCGCCATGTGGTGAGCTATATCAGTCAGTTCATGACGCTGGAGCCGGGCGACATCATCGCCACCGGCACGCCACCGGGCGTCGGCCTCGGCATCAAGCCGGAGCCGGTCTTCCTGAAGGTCGGTCAGGTCATGACGCTCGGCATCGAAGGTCTTGGCGATCAGACGCAACACACGATCGAAGCGAGGGACTGA
- a CDS encoding NAD(P)-dependent dehydrogenase, short-chain alcohol dehydrogenase family: MSDFQGKLVIVTGGARGQGEAEVRLFASKGAAVIIADVLVDEGETLAAELTKEGREARFIRLDVTDPASWAAVIDLAKSWKGRLDVLVNNAGIINRTLVETTSLEAWERVLRVNLTGSFLGIQAASALMAETGGGAIVNISSNSGYSGHYDPAYTASKWGLRGLTKSAAMELAPKNIRVNAVCPGLVVTGLNASSPHLKPMIGITPLKRAGKPEEIADLVFFLSSDASSFITGEDFVIDGGFTAGAAYRRVATETGIFPE, from the coding sequence ATGAGCGATTTTCAAGGAAAGCTTGTCATCGTCACCGGCGGTGCGCGCGGGCAGGGCGAGGCGGAAGTCCGCCTCTTCGCTTCCAAAGGTGCCGCCGTCATCATCGCCGATGTTCTCGTCGATGAGGGCGAGACGCTGGCAGCCGAACTCACGAAGGAAGGCCGCGAGGCCCGCTTCATCCGCCTCGACGTCACCGACCCCGCAAGCTGGGCGGCGGTGATCGATCTGGCGAAATCCTGGAAGGGCCGTCTCGACGTGCTGGTCAACAATGCCGGCATCATCAACCGGACGCTGGTCGAAACGACGTCGCTGGAAGCCTGGGAGCGGGTGCTGCGCGTCAACCTCACCGGCTCCTTCCTCGGCATTCAGGCGGCAAGCGCGCTCATGGCGGAAACGGGCGGTGGCGCGATCGTCAACATCTCCTCCAACAGCGGCTATTCCGGCCATTACGACCCGGCCTATACGGCGAGCAAATGGGGCCTTCGCGGCCTGACCAAAAGCGCGGCCATGGAGCTTGCGCCGAAGAACATCCGCGTCAACGCCGTCTGCCCTGGTCTTGTGGTCACGGGGTTGAACGCGTCGAGCCCGCATCTGAAGCCGATGATCGGGATCACGCCGCTGAAGCGCGCCGGCAAGCCGGAAGAGATCGCCGATCTCGTCTTCTTCCTCTCTTCCGATGCGTCGAGCTTCATCACCGGCGAGGACTTCGTCATCGACGGCGGCTTTACCGCCGGCGCCGCCTATCGGCGTGTCGCAACGGAAACCGGGATTTTCCCGGAATAG
- a CDS encoding PAP2 superfamily protein: MLATEFFKADTKERFPRRQRNETEPRWWMFITPAAIYTVGAAVLYPDVFWHIVAVTLAQMLAFSLAYIVLGFCAESLLKRPDRPLEGILEKLRHKGAFIASGLAMFLLGLSAYTTYKVNIPDVVPYYADPFLADLDRLVFGQNAWRVAHDAPEEIGLIINFFYTRVWPGVLLFGVLSGLLFMQGRALYRYAWGLLFVYAVIGTLLATIFASVGPIFYPEFYPHAPEFTHLKPALLSNPYISDISVYADYLLDAYRSKQLAFAAGISAFPSVHVAVATLSAWFLTGFGRKWAVLGWSQALIIQYGSIYSGWHYAVDGDVSLILVSLFWILLSRILGLPLMPAAAVRTAAPQGHVPT, translated from the coding sequence ATGCTCGCGACCGAATTTTTCAAGGCGGATACCAAAGAGCGATTTCCCCGCAGGCAGCGGAACGAAACAGAACCACGATGGTGGATGTTCATCACGCCGGCGGCAATTTATACGGTCGGAGCGGCCGTGCTTTATCCGGATGTCTTCTGGCATATTGTCGCCGTCACCTTGGCGCAGATGCTGGCCTTTTCGTTGGCCTACATCGTGCTGGGTTTTTGCGCGGAGAGCCTGTTGAAGCGACCGGATCGGCCGCTTGAGGGCATCCTTGAGAAGCTCAGGCACAAGGGTGCGTTCATTGCGTCGGGTCTGGCTATGTTCTTGCTGGGTCTGAGCGCCTATACGACCTACAAGGTCAACATTCCCGACGTCGTGCCCTATTATGCCGATCCGTTTCTGGCCGACCTCGATCGACTTGTCTTTGGACAGAATGCCTGGCGTGTCGCCCATGACGCGCCGGAGGAGATCGGCCTCATCATCAATTTCTTCTACACGCGGGTCTGGCCTGGCGTCCTGCTTTTCGGCGTGTTGAGTGGCCTGCTGTTCATGCAGGGGCGCGCCCTCTACCGCTATGCGTGGGGGCTGCTCTTTGTCTATGCCGTCATCGGAACGCTGCTTGCCACCATCTTCGCCTCGGTCGGCCCGATCTTCTATCCCGAATTCTATCCGCACGCGCCGGAATTCACGCATCTGAAGCCGGCGCTTCTGAGCAATCCCTATATTTCCGACATCTCCGTCTATGCCGATTACCTTCTTGACGCCTATCGCAGCAAGCAGCTTGCCTTCGCGGCCGGCATCTCCGCCTTCCCGAGCGTCCATGTCGCCGTCGCCACCCTGTCGGCCTGGTTTCTGACCGGCTTTGGCCGGAAATGGGCCGTTCTCGGCTGGAGCCAGGCCCTCATTATCCAATATGGTTCGATCTACAGCGGCTGGCATTATGCCGTCGACGGTGACGTGTCCCTGATCCTTGTCAGCCTGTTCTGGATCCTACTCAGTCGCATTCTGGGCCTGCCACTCATGCCGGCTGCCGCCGTCCGAACAGCCGCTCCGCAAGGGCATGTGCCGACGTGA
- a CDS encoding two-component system, NtrC family, C4-dicarboxylate transport response regulator DctD, protein MMAPTVLLVEDDDTLRQSMAQWLELNDFRVVQASNARDALKTLVTDEPDVVLSDVRMRGMSGLELLDAVKARHPALPVIILSGHGDVPMAVAAMQGGAFTFLTKPYVPEQLIATLRNAVESSSLRRKVAAYERTTETRALIDRHLIGEDQATETMKYAIERLASLPVDVLIVGETGTGKEVVARLLHQGSPRREKPFVAINCAALPADIIESELFGHEAGAFTGASANRLGKFEYANGGTVFLDEVESMPLAAQAKLLRVLQERTVTRLGSNKDIPIDIRIVSATKESLKSLSSSGNFRNDLYYRLMGAEISIPPLRERGHDALILFSHFMSAMAERLGRASQPLTTQEADLILSYAWPGNVRELKLLAERRALDLDWLPDIGLTRQGEQSAPFQGLSLAEQLDLFELRILKDALAVAGNSADAARSLSLPLRTFNEKLQRLSRRAADRDQTA, encoded by the coding sequence ATGATGGCTCCGACCGTCTTGCTTGTTGAAGACGATGACACTCTTCGTCAGTCGATGGCGCAATGGCTTGAACTCAACGACTTCCGCGTCGTCCAGGCTTCGAATGCAAGGGACGCCTTGAAGACGCTTGTGACGGACGAGCCGGACGTCGTCCTCTCCGACGTCAGAATGCGCGGGATGTCGGGGCTCGAACTCCTCGATGCCGTCAAGGCCCGCCACCCGGCCTTGCCTGTCATCATCCTGAGCGGCCATGGTGACGTACCGATGGCGGTTGCCGCCATGCAGGGCGGCGCTTTCACCTTTCTCACGAAACCCTACGTGCCCGAACAGTTGATCGCGACCCTTCGAAACGCGGTAGAAAGTTCCAGTCTGCGCCGCAAGGTCGCCGCGTATGAGCGGACCACGGAGACAAGGGCGCTGATCGATCGCCATCTGATCGGCGAGGACCAGGCGACCGAGACCATGAAATACGCGATCGAACGATTGGCGTCGTTGCCGGTAGATGTGCTGATCGTGGGAGAGACCGGCACGGGCAAGGAAGTCGTGGCCAGACTGCTTCACCAAGGCAGCCCCCGGCGTGAAAAGCCCTTCGTGGCCATCAATTGCGCAGCTCTGCCTGCCGATATCATTGAAAGCGAACTCTTCGGCCATGAGGCCGGCGCATTCACCGGCGCAAGCGCCAACCGGCTGGGCAAATTCGAATATGCCAATGGAGGGACGGTTTTCCTCGACGAGGTGGAAAGCATGCCCCTTGCCGCGCAAGCCAAGCTTCTGCGCGTGCTCCAGGAACGGACAGTGACACGTCTGGGCTCGAACAAGGACATCCCGATTGACATCCGCATCGTGTCGGCGACCAAGGAGAGCCTCAAGAGCCTTTCGTCATCCGGCAACTTTCGCAACGACCTCTACTACAGGCTCATGGGCGCTGAAATCTCCATCCCGCCTCTTCGCGAACGCGGTCACGACGCACTAATTCTTTTCAGCCACTTCATGTCGGCCATGGCTGAGCGCCTTGGCCGGGCGAGCCAACCGCTGACGACGCAGGAAGCGGATCTGATCCTCTCCTACGCCTGGCCCGGCAATGTTCGCGAACTCAAGCTGCTGGCTGAACGGCGTGCCCTGGATCTGGATTGGCTGCCGGACATCGGGCTGACGCGGCAAGGCGAACAGTCCGCCCCGTTCCAGGGACTATCGCTCGCCGAGCAGTTGGACCTTTTTGAACTGCGCATTCTCAAGGATGCTCTGGCAGTAGCCGGGAACAGTGCCGATGCCGCAAGGTCCCTTTCGCTTCCGCTGAGAACGTTCAACGAGAAGCTGCAGCGCCTTTCGCGCCGCGCGGCAGACCGCGATCAAACCGCCTGA
- a CDS encoding two-component system, NtrC family, C4-dicarboxylate transport sensor histidine kinase DctB, with protein MRGRYLPLLLLFAVVLGATAFLVREAAVDYGARDVARTAKERLRLISATLSTSIARFRYLPEVVARSREIEDLFRQDMTPEKRLAANQLLERISSASGALALFVTDRTGMTIAASNFDTPGSFVGQNYSYRPYFLDALGKGFGNYYAVGATTGQPGYFLATPILIDQVVVGVAIVKIDLLPVEQQWRDAGETVAMNDSQGIIFLSSRPQWRYTAIGSVSPGQLRQLTSERRYGDAAIDAAGITFTKESGYERAIFGDENAPQRLRATTPFGPDGWLLNYFADLGSVERLANTLALAAVLAQLLALAGVMIFLQRRKAQAVARRALEVLEARVDERTSELRETNERLAREIEERQEAERQLDVTRTNLTQAEKLAAIGQSFAGLAHEINQPLAALQTYIASTRLLVDRQKLDVAKGNFDTMSDIVGRVSELTNQLKRLARRKDEDFVQLDLAAQVRRTLVLLKFRFADLGITTVDRLDDGVLVNGSGTQLDQVMLNLLNNAIDAVRACDTPVIEVMLTSEDAVCVLTVSDNGAGIDATEQTRLFEPFHTTKGPGEGLGLGLATVNRIVTDHHGRLSYFRAPLGGAGFRIELPRAGSDCERKRA; from the coding sequence TTGCGCGGTCGATATCTTCCGCTCTTGCTGCTGTTTGCAGTCGTTCTGGGTGCAACGGCCTTTCTGGTCAGGGAGGCCGCCGTCGACTACGGAGCGCGCGACGTCGCACGCACCGCCAAGGAGCGCCTGCGGCTGATTTCAGCCACGCTGTCGACCAGCATCGCGCGATTCCGCTACCTGCCGGAGGTGGTCGCCCGTTCGCGGGAGATCGAGGACCTTTTCCGGCAGGACATGACGCCCGAGAAGCGCCTCGCCGCCAACCAGCTCCTGGAACGTATTTCCAGTGCGTCCGGTGCGCTGGCGCTTTTCGTCACCGACAGGACAGGGATGACGATCGCGGCGAGCAACTTCGACACGCCGGGCAGTTTCGTCGGGCAGAACTACAGCTACCGGCCCTATTTTCTGGATGCGCTCGGCAAGGGTTTCGGCAACTACTATGCCGTGGGCGCAACAACCGGACAGCCTGGCTATTTCTTGGCGACACCCATTCTGATCGATCAGGTCGTCGTCGGCGTCGCGATCGTCAAGATTGACCTCCTGCCGGTCGAGCAGCAATGGCGTGATGCCGGCGAAACGGTCGCCATGAACGACAGCCAGGGGATCATCTTCCTCTCTTCGCGGCCACAATGGCGCTACACGGCGATCGGGTCCGTCAGCCCGGGCCAGCTAAGACAGCTGACGAGCGAGCGGCGCTATGGCGATGCGGCGATTGACGCCGCCGGAATTACCTTCACCAAGGAGAGCGGCTACGAACGCGCGATATTCGGAGACGAGAACGCGCCGCAGCGTCTGCGGGCAACGACCCCCTTCGGGCCCGATGGCTGGTTGCTGAACTATTTCGCCGATCTCGGTTCGGTGGAGCGACTTGCCAACACATTGGCGCTGGCTGCCGTCCTGGCCCAGTTACTGGCCCTCGCGGGGGTGATGATCTTCCTGCAACGGCGCAAGGCGCAGGCCGTCGCGCGCCGGGCTCTGGAGGTTCTGGAGGCGCGCGTCGACGAAAGGACCAGCGAATTGCGGGAGACCAACGAGCGACTTGCACGGGAAATCGAGGAGCGCCAGGAAGCGGAGCGGCAACTCGACGTCACCCGCACCAATCTCACCCAGGCAGAGAAGCTCGCCGCCATCGGACAGAGCTTTGCCGGTCTCGCCCATGAAATCAACCAGCCGCTCGCGGCACTTCAGACCTATATCGCCTCTACCCGACTGCTGGTCGACCGCCAGAAGCTCGACGTGGCGAAGGGCAATTTCGACACCATGAGCGACATTGTCGGGCGCGTTTCGGAACTGACCAACCAATTGAAGCGACTGGCGCGCCGGAAGGACGAGGACTTTGTGCAACTCGATCTGGCGGCACAGGTCCGCCGCACGCTGGTGCTGCTGAAATTCCGCTTTGCCGACCTCGGCATCACGACGGTGGATCGCCTGGACGACGGCGTGCTGGTCAATGGCAGCGGGACGCAGCTCGATCAGGTGATGCTCAATCTCCTGAACAATGCCATCGACGCCGTGCGCGCATGCGACACGCCGGTGATCGAGGTGATGCTCACCAGCGAGGATGCCGTCTGCGTCCTGACAGTCTCGGACAATGGTGCGGGCATCGATGCAACCGAACAAACCCGGCTCTTCGAGCCCTTCCACACGACCAAAGGGCCGGGAGAAGGGCTTGGCCTCGGGCTTGCCACCGTCAATCGCATCGTGACGGACCATCACGGCAGGCTGTCCTATTTCCGCGCGCCTCTGGGCGGCGCCGGCTTCCGGATCGAACTGCCGCGCGCCGGGAGTGATTGCGAGAGGAAGCGCGCATGA
- a CDS encoding NitT/TauT family transport system ATP-binding protein: protein MNAHHTVKDMEALAKPLVRAAGVNKIFGAEPGGVVALKDIDLEIRPGEFVCLLGPSGCGKSTLLNAIAGFSLPTSGTLEVSGKPVTAPGPDRGMVFQEYALFPWMTVEANIAFGLDIRGTGNEEKARIVNELLEMLGLKEFRHRFPKDLSGGMRQRVAIARVLALDPPIMLMDEPFGALDALTRRSLQDELLRIWRSVGKTIVFVTHSIEEAVYLGSRVVILTYRPGTIKQDVAIDLPYPRDSNSVEFNAIKKELASVVHAEHDRFALDERRGLTLD, encoded by the coding sequence ATGAACGCGCATCATACCGTGAAGGACATGGAAGCCTTGGCGAAGCCGCTGGTGCGGGCCGCAGGCGTAAACAAGATTTTCGGCGCGGAACCCGGCGGGGTCGTGGCCTTGAAAGATATCGATCTGGAAATCAGGCCGGGCGAATTCGTCTGCCTTCTGGGGCCTTCGGGCTGCGGAAAGTCAACCCTGCTCAACGCCATCGCCGGCTTCTCGCTGCCGACATCGGGCACGCTCGAAGTCTCCGGCAAACCTGTCACGGCGCCCGGCCCGGATCGCGGCATGGTTTTCCAGGAATATGCCCTGTTCCCCTGGATGACGGTCGAGGCGAATATCGCATTCGGTCTCGACATTCGCGGAACCGGAAACGAGGAGAAAGCCCGCATCGTCAACGAACTGCTCGAGATGCTGGGGCTCAAGGAATTTCGCCATCGCTTCCCGAAGGACCTCTCCGGTGGCATGCGCCAGCGTGTGGCTATTGCGCGCGTTCTCGCACTCGATCCGCCGATCATGCTGATGGACGAACCCTTTGGCGCACTGGATGCGCTGACGCGGCGCTCGCTTCAGGATGAGCTGCTGCGCATCTGGCGCAGCGTCGGAAAGACGATTGTCTTCGTCACGCACTCCATCGAGGAAGCCGTGTATCTCGGTTCGCGCGTCGTCATCCTCACCTATCGCCCCGGGACGATCAAGCAGGATGTCGCCATCGACCTGCCCTATCCGCGCGACAGCAACTCCGTGGAGTTCAACGCCATCAAGAAGGAACTCGCAAGCGTTGTCCACGCGGAGCATGATCGGTTCGCACTTGACGAACGTCGTGGCCTCACGCTTGATTGA
- a CDS encoding NitT/TauT family transport system permease protein: MTRTLFRNLAVPVVLLVLWQLLSQSGFIKPVILPSPVAILERLWTYLLPAQTYADSAGFSDWIWSSELLSDLVASMRRVILGFAVGAGLALPLGLLMGTDRRFEAYLNPVVQFLRPIPPIAYIPLAILWFGLGDPPAIFLISIGAFFPVLINTITGVRNVDSIYVRAATNLGADRMTMFRRVILPAATPYVLTGMRIGIGTAFIVVIVAEMIAVNSGLGYRILEAREYMWSDKVIAGMIAIGLLGLAIDVGVNRINNHLLRWHRGIES, translated from the coding sequence ATGACCCGCACGCTCTTCAGAAATCTGGCGGTTCCGGTTGTGCTGCTGGTCCTGTGGCAGTTGCTGTCGCAGTCCGGGTTCATCAAGCCGGTAATCCTGCCCTCGCCGGTTGCCATTCTCGAAAGGCTCTGGACCTATCTCCTGCCGGCGCAGACCTATGCAGACAGCGCCGGTTTTTCGGACTGGATCTGGTCGAGCGAGTTGCTGAGCGATCTGGTTGCCAGCATGCGCCGCGTCATTCTCGGCTTTGCCGTGGGCGCCGGTCTCGCCCTGCCGCTCGGATTGCTGATGGGCACCGACCGCCGGTTTGAGGCCTATCTCAACCCGGTGGTACAGTTCCTGCGCCCGATCCCGCCGATCGCCTATATTCCGCTGGCGATCCTGTGGTTCGGGCTGGGTGATCCGCCGGCGATCTTCCTGATCTCCATCGGGGCCTTCTTCCCCGTGCTGATCAACACGATCACCGGCGTTCGCAACGTCGACAGCATCTATGTCCGCGCGGCGACCAATCTCGGTGCCGACCGCATGACCATGTTCCGCCGCGTCATCCTGCCGGCTGCCACGCCCTATGTGCTGACCGGCATGCGCATCGGCATCGGCACGGCCTTCATCGTCGTCATCGTGGCGGAGATGATCGCGGTCAACAGCGGCCTCGGCTACCGCATCCTGGAGGCCCGGGAATACATGTGGTCGGACAAGGTCATCGCCGGCATGATTGCGATTGGTCTTCTGGGCCTGGCCATCGATGTTGGCGTGAACCGCATCAACAACCACCTGCTGCGCTGGCACCGGGGCATCGAATCCTGA
- a CDS encoding NitT/TauT family transport system substrate-binding protein, producing MKSLTRYLLVAAALVAATSAHAADKVRLGNLKFAHYGAISYMKELAPKYNLQIEERFFAKGIDILPAIVAGEVDVAASAVDAAIAGRASGVPIYAVAGFAKGGARMVAGEKSGIKSVADFKGKKVGVARGGAQELLLLAELSKAGLTWSEKPGKDVQIVYMAFADLNQALMAGNIDAMCQSEPQASQAVNKGFGVEILKPYDTPLGMPVRSLVFSESFYNNKDVAERTMKLFVEATKYFIDHPAEAEKYVINDMFKGQITDQDFKDAIGNSPYSYEITPEHVQITTDMMVKYGVGKLANPPKATDWVKTDLLNDALKAK from the coding sequence ATGAAGTCTTTGACACGCTACCTGCTGGTAGCTGCTGCGCTCGTTGCTGCAACATCCGCTCATGCCGCCGACAAGGTCCGGCTCGGCAATCTCAAGTTCGCCCATTACGGGGCCATTTCCTACATGAAGGAACTGGCGCCGAAGTATAATCTTCAGATCGAGGAACGCTTCTTCGCCAAGGGTATCGACATTCTGCCGGCCATCGTTGCGGGCGAAGTCGATGTCGCGGCGAGCGCCGTCGATGCCGCCATTGCCGGTCGCGCCTCGGGCGTGCCGATCTATGCCGTAGCCGGCTTCGCCAAGGGCGGCGCCCGCATGGTTGCGGGCGAAAAGAGCGGCATCAAGTCAGTCGCCGATTTCAAGGGCAAGAAAGTGGGCGTGGCCCGTGGCGGCGCGCAGGAACTGCTGCTCCTGGCCGAACTCAGCAAGGCCGGTCTCACCTGGTCGGAAAAGCCCGGCAAGGATGTCCAGATCGTCTACATGGCTTTTGCCGATCTCAATCAGGCGCTGATGGCCGGCAATATCGACGCCATGTGCCAGTCGGAGCCGCAGGCCAGTCAGGCGGTCAACAAGGGCTTCGGCGTCGAAATCCTGAAGCCTTACGACACACCGCTCGGCATGCCAGTGCGCTCGCTGGTCTTCTCGGAAAGCTTCTACAACAATAAGGACGTTGCCGAGCGCACGATGAAGCTCTTCGTCGAGGCAACGAAATACTTCATCGACCATCCGGCGGAAGCCGAGAAATATGTCATCAACGACATGTTCAAGGGCCAGATCACCGATCAGGACTTCAAGGATGCGATTGGCAATTCGCCCTATTCGTATGAAATCACGCCCGAGCATGTCCAGATCACGACCGACATGATGGTCAAGTATGGCGTCGGGAAGCTTGCCAATCCGCCGAAGGCAACGGATTGGGTGAAGACCGATCTGCTCAACGACGCATTGAAGGCGAAGTAA
- a CDS encoding Predicted outer membrane protein, whose protein sequence is MKAAILTTLLTLALPLGVAAQQTPPASELPATATPANPQEGQAPGADLFVEQMASSNLFGIELARLAQQRSSEPRVRALAEKIIQNDQKSQDELQAAANEQGVRFQANLTGGQAEKLNALKDAPTDQLDNVFLSARMATAQTQMSLLSLYGSKGTAGALKRYALTEFQQVRMNFLEAHDMSGK, encoded by the coding sequence ATGAAAGCCGCCATTCTTACGACGCTGTTGACGCTTGCGCTTCCACTCGGCGTGGCGGCACAGCAAACGCCGCCTGCAAGCGAACTTCCAGCAACCGCCACGCCGGCCAATCCACAGGAGGGCCAGGCGCCGGGTGCGGATCTTTTCGTCGAACAGATGGCGTCTTCCAATCTCTTCGGCATTGAACTCGCGCGTCTGGCACAGCAACGCTCGAGCGAACCCCGCGTCAGGGCGCTGGCCGAGAAGATCATTCAGAACGATCAGAAATCCCAAGACGAATTACAGGCCGCCGCCAACGAGCAGGGTGTCCGCTTTCAGGCGAACCTGACCGGTGGACAGGCCGAGAAGCTGAACGCGTTGAAAGACGCGCCTACCGACCAGCTCGACAATGTATTTCTGTCTGCCCGCATGGCAACAGCGCAAACGCAAATGTCCTTGCTGTCGCTATACGGTAGCAAGGGCACCGCGGGGGCGCTGAAGCGCTACGCGTTGACCGAATTCCAGCAGGTCCGTATGAACTTCCTTGAAGCCCACGACATGTCAGGGAAATAG
- a CDS encoding sodium/proton antiporter, CPA1 family (TC 2.A.36), with the protein MLFQTISVLVVATAFFSWFNRRFLALPSNVALLIMGVTAAFALLGIEFLFPSETIPRRLKWALGEIDFYETVMNGMLAFLLFAGAVTVDWGKLRSRAPMVSLLATLGVVISAFLVAGICWLVVQVLSLPLSFAWCLVFGALIAPTDPVAALAALKTVTLPEALETEISGESLFNDGVSIVLFTVALQFAMTGPENPGPGEIALSLLQEMLGGVLLGLAGGYIAFHAIRSVNDYSDEVLFSLALVMGTYALANTLGFSGPISVVIAGIFIGNRGAPLAMSSQTRSYFFGFWRLVDYMLNGILFTLLGLEVLILNLHMSVVLNGLLAIPIVLAARYLAVRFSMLSVGKWLDFGPGAPVLLTWSAIRGAISAALALALPASDARPYILAGAYAVIVFSVIVQTLTLPRLVRHYVGDSSQGTEG; encoded by the coding sequence TTGCTCTTCCAGACAATATCTGTCCTCGTCGTGGCAACGGCATTCTTCAGCTGGTTCAACCGGCGATTTCTGGCGCTGCCCAGCAACGTCGCGCTGCTGATCATGGGGGTGACGGCGGCATTCGCCCTGCTGGGTATCGAATTCCTGTTTCCATCGGAAACCATCCCGCGGCGGCTGAAATGGGCGCTGGGCGAAATCGATTTCTATGAAACCGTGATGAACGGAATGCTGGCGTTCCTGCTTTTCGCCGGCGCCGTCACGGTCGATTGGGGCAAGCTACGCTCCCGCGCACCCATGGTCTCCCTTCTGGCGACGCTGGGCGTTGTCATCTCCGCCTTTCTGGTCGCGGGTATCTGCTGGCTGGTCGTGCAGGTGCTCAGCCTGCCATTGAGTTTCGCCTGGTGCCTGGTCTTCGGCGCATTGATTGCGCCGACGGACCCGGTTGCGGCACTCGCCGCGCTGAAAACGGTGACGCTGCCGGAAGCGCTCGAAACGGAAATTTCTGGCGAATCCCTCTTCAACGACGGCGTTTCCATCGTCCTCTTCACAGTTGCGCTGCAATTCGCGATGACCGGACCCGAAAACCCGGGTCCCGGGGAGATTGCGTTAAGTCTCCTGCAGGAGATGCTGGGCGGCGTCCTCCTCGGACTTGCCGGCGGATACATCGCCTTTCACGCGATACGGTCAGTCAACGATTATTCCGACGAGGTACTGTTTTCGCTGGCGCTTGTCATGGGGACCTACGCGCTTGCGAATACCCTGGGCTTCAGCGGGCCGATTTCCGTTGTCATCGCCGGCATCTTTATCGGCAATCGCGGAGCACCGCTGGCGATGAGTTCGCAGACGCGCTCGTATTTCTTCGGTTTCTGGCGTTTGGTCGACTACATGCTGAACGGAATCCTGTTCACACTTCTGGGTCTTGAGGTCCTGATCCTGAACCTTCACATGAGCGTGGTCCTGAATGGCCTCCTCGCTATCCCGATCGTGCTGGCCGCGCGCTACCTCGCCGTACGCTTCTCGATGCTCTCGGTCGGCAAATGGCTGGATTTCGGCCCTGGCGCTCCCGTGCTTTTGACCTGGAGCGCGATCCGGGGCGCCATTTCCGCAGCCCTGGCGCTCGCGCTGCCGGCGAGCGACGCCCGTCCCTACATCCTGGCGGGAGCGTATGCCGTGATCGTGTTCTCGGTGATCGTGCAGACGCTGACGCTGCCCCGCCTCGTCAGACACTATGTCGGAGACAGCTCGCAAGGAACGGAAGGCTGA